AAGGATAAAAATAATGGGCGACAAAAATTGTGAGAGGTGGTGGCGTGGCAGGGGGAGATGTCGGAGAGGCTGCGCTGGTGGAATCCTTCCAGGGGAGGACAGAAAGagagttttgtttttattgggAATCAGAAAAGACACACTTCGAGTAGAGAAAGTTAAAGaaaattaccttttttttttaatttccttaTTAACGACGCTTGAAGGTATAAAAGGCAGTGTCTTCTGAAATTTGAGGATAAGATTACAGAGCAGGAATGGAAGAGAAGCTCTCAAAAGTTGCTCAGACACTAAAGCCCTCCCCGATACAAGAGCTTTCACATCTGTCGCAGAGATGCAATGCAATTAACCTTGCCATGGGATTCCCCGATTTTCCCGCACCTACCCAGATCAAAGACGCCGCTATTTCGGCCATTAATTCCGACTTCAATCAGTACAGGTCAGTTCAGACATTGCAATCAACTCAAACCTCGTAACACTTACTCCAGGGagatttatttgttattatcTCTGTCCCTGCTTCGTTTTAGCTAATTTTTTCCCATTCCATAATGTCTGACTTGAACAAATTACTAATGGTGATGGAAGGCATGTGCAAGGAATCTGTGAGCACTTGGCAGAGAAGATGAAACTACAACAGGGTTTAGACGTGAATCCCCTTACTGATATAGCTATATGCTGCGGCCAGACTGAGGCATTTGCAGCGGCAGTGTTTGCGAGTATGCCTTCTGTTCTCAATGGTTCATTTACGCAGTGGTTTAAAATTTGCGaagttgttatttgtttccTTCGGATACCCTGATATtgtcttatttttatttgttgtttctaacagcaatagatAGAGGTGATGAAGTTTTGCTGTTCGATCCTGCTTATGAAACATATGAAACATGCATCCTTATGGCCGGAGGAGTCCCAGTAAGACATTCCATTCTTCTTTATCCCAAGGGTGGTTTTCCTGACTTGTATTTTAGTGAGCAGCAGTCTGAATTGAGTTACTCAGTCAAATAAATCAGTGAGTTTTCAAACTGTGAACCTGACTGCTTTTACGACCAATTGATTTAATCAGGTTTATGTGTCACTGGATCCACCTAACTGGACTTTGGATAGGGACAAACTGATGAAATCTGTAACAAGTCGGACAAAGGTTGTAGTGTTGAACAGGTTAGAGCTGCAATCCACTGATCCTCTAGGGGGTCCTAGCAAAATTCATCTTCATTTTAGCTCACTATTGATTTATGATAAGTTTAAATGAAAGGGTTAAAACATCAATAAATTCTATCAAAGTCTATCAATTTGAACCCTTCTAGATGAGAAATTGAATTTCAAAGAGTATTACTTGAATCATTATGAATGGACGTGATAAATTAAACGTGACTCTGGTTAAACTGATCCTCTTGGGGGTCTATCAGTTGATCCTCATTGTGGAGGACATCTATCGTCCCTGTTTTTGTTTTGAGGTGTGGAGTGCAATTTGCAAATTTGAGTTTGTCATATTTCATAAGCTTGGATGCAATTCAAATTGGGCAGCAAATGACCATGTACAAGATGGGGTCAACGCAATCTCTTGGATTTGCTCCACTATTAGGATTGATCACTGTAATATGAACAACTTTTGTTTCTTTCCACATCtcatctgtgtgtgtgtgtgctcttcccctgtttttttttcataagaTTTGAACGGACTGTTGATCTCAAGAGCCATCTGATTACTGAGGGGCATCTTTTTGGAAAGGGTAATGGCATGGACTCTGTTTGGTAGAAGAATATTGGTATCAAATCTAACTAATGGTCATTGATCTATCCTGCTCCTTTTCTGACCAATTCCATCCATAACTCAAATTACAGGAATGTGCTCCACAAATCAAGCTTAATAGTATTGACATGATTTAGATTTAACATTTTAAACGTGGCTGTTTGAAGACTAACTTCTAGATATTTGATAAACAAGGTCAGGATTTTAACCTTTTATCATGACTTGTGAACTGCAACACAAGTTAGATAACTCGCTGGGATTACCAGTTAAGTTCCTGTTCGGCCTTTTACATGTTTGTATCACACGCTGGACTTGGATAAGAGGTGCAAATTTGCATTCATACGATAATTGTAATCTAATTTTAGGCCCATCAtctatttgtttccttttccaTGGGCTACGCAAATACACAATACTTGAGATAAATCCTTCACTTTGTTAACTTGTACTTTTTCCCTTCATTTCTCAATTCTTATAGTGCTTTCCCCATATGAATTCTTAGCAGGTGATTGGATCCATGATGCACTCAGAATGCACTTCTTAAATGCTACTTATATTGTATAAAATTGTTTGCATTTAAGAATTGAGACCAATGTAAAAATCCTCCTGAATACATTTTAGTCTCAAGTTTTACTTTTGAGTGCATGAAACTCCCTTTGGTTTTCTAAAAGAAGCAAATGAACTAATATAGAATGTCGCAGTCCTCACAATCCGACTGGAAAGGTATTTTCCAAGGACGAGCTTGAAGCCATTGCTGGAGTTTGCCGTGACATGGATTGTCTAGCTATAACAGATGAAGTATGAAACTCCTTCTGATAATCTTTTTTACATTGAGAATGGTTGGTTTGGCTGGTTTTGTGATTCTGCAATTAGAATCTAATGACTTTTGAATCAGTGGAGGAACTTTGTTGTTTTGATGTTTGTGTAAAATTTAATTAACATTTCAGTTATAATGtaaatgatttctttttctttttttaatttaagttcgagaaaaaataattattaaatgaGAAAAGGTATCTGTTTTAAGTAGAGTAGTACATCAGTTTTGTTATTACTTAGGAATGCACAGTGGGGAAGGTTAGCCCAGCCTTTGTTTTTTTGCTCTGGGGCCAAAGGTTTCAGCAAGCTGGCCCAAAATTACATTGTCACCTGTCCATAAAACTTGGCATAGTAAGCCTTATGCTGACTACTTGAGGTCCTTAACACGGATCCTTTTCTACCATTGCAAGTTATTTAAGGGCATATGTGATCTTAACTCGTAAGTAGTAAATTTCTTTTCCTCAACACTTCAATGCAAGTTACTTCTGAGTTCTGACCTCCTCTTGTCCTTTAAACACCTCCAATAGTCCAACTTTCACCGTATCACTTGTTGGTGCACTCAATGGTCGTAGTTGCACATAACCAAAACCATTAACCATCTCACTTGAATTTCCTGCATCTTGATATCCATtggccttctttttcttcttcacttgatCTTCCTGCATCTTGACATCCATTGGCCTTcctcttaatttttttcttgCTCGTTATTCATCATAATGCACAACATCCTCATCTTAACCACATTTATCATATGTACATGTTTTGTTTGCCATACATTCAGCTTCACAAATCAATGTTGGTCTTTTAGCAATCTTATGAAGTTTGGGATGGCCTGAAGCCTTATGCACTTGGTGTGGCTTGATGTAAGCTGGCTTTAGTTTAGCCTAAAGCGTTTTGGGCTGAATTCAGGCTCAGGCCTGTCCTGAGCCCTCCCTACCTAGAATGTACCTGAACCATGTTGATTTTATGCTGGTCCAGCTTGGCTCAATGTACAGTGATATTGTTATGAGTGGTATTTCATTGGAACCAGTGACTAATAACTGCAAATGGAGTAAGGAAGGtagtatcaaaaaaaaaacaaaaagataaaaagaaaaacacatattcccttatttattggAGTACATCTGCTTGTGCTGGTGGGAACACCAGGGGCAGAACTCAGGTTTTGAGCACATCTGCTTGTGCTGGTGAGAACACCAGGGGCAGAACTCAGGTTTTGCATATGTAGATAAAGTGAAGTGGCAGACATGAACAATTCCAATTTTGAAGAATCTGGGGATCACGGAATATGACGAATAGGTTGTAATTTTGCTGGCTAATGTTCACGACCTCAATAACACCATGGAATTAACACTATTTCAACTTTACCAATAATTTGAAATGTTGTAATTTCCTAATCTCTTGCCATCTAATCCTAACTCAAATGCCTCAAATTTTCTATATTAAGCTCACCCATAATTGTGTACATTCCTCACCAGTGTTGTATTATGTGTCGCATTGGTTACACTGCTAATAAAAACTTGACAGAATCAgttgtatttttcttcattttccatGTATAAAGAACTTTCTTTGGATTTTGAGACTGGATATTTAGTGCAGGTATACGAGTATATAACATTTGATATGGAGAAGCATATATCCCTTGCCTCTCTTTTGGGAATGCAAGAGCGGACAATCATCACTTCTTCATTGTCGAAGACTTTTAGTGTTACTGGTAAGCATCCTTAACTCCTGAATCTTACCACTTTAGTTGATCTGGATATTACACACTGTTGGAAATTAGTTCACAATTTATGGCGTATTTGGTTgcaattttttactttttttgttcCGCGTTGTTTTACTGGTGGCGTGAAGTCTAACAGGTTGGAGAATAGGATGGGCGATTGCTCCAGCATGCATTGCGTTCGCAATTAGAAACATCCATGTTAAAATCACAGATTCAGCTCCTGCACCTTTCCAAGAAGCTGCCTTGACTGCTCTAACATGTTCACCAGAATATTATGAATCCTTGAGAACAGTGAGCTCCATTAAGTGATACCACAACAATTGTAACTTGTTGATTTAACATACTCATTATGTGAAGCTACCAGCTTACTAAATTGGCCAAGTTAGTGAGATGGATACCACCTTAGCCTACTCTACACTACATAGCTTGCCTCCAAAAAATGTTAACATCTATATTTATATCAAAATATATAAATGCTTTTAtcgttttctttctttttttttgtcttttaggCATACGAATCAAAAAGGAACTACATTGTCAAGATGTTATGCAGCATTGGTTTCAAGATCCATttcaagcctcaaggttcatTCTTTGTATTTGCAGAACTTcctgaggagtgcattctttcTGATGTATGTTCCTTCTCCAcaagcctttttcttttggtaattcCAGAATTTATGGTCTTGGTCCCATTTCATTATAAGAAGGATAGGAGGGGGCTGGTCAGATGACTTATTTAATTCTTTTCATGCAAAACATAATCTCCATTATAGTGCCAGTTCGATATTGGAAAATAGTTCTTTCCAGTTAACGTTCATCgtatctttctctttttctgccCCGctgtagatgctgaattttgtcaccacccccaTGTTAGAATTTATGtattaggggtatatttgtctaTGTTTCTATCATAAGTCATAgaattgaaattttctttttcttatttctctttttatctttttacctccttagggtGTTATTTGTAATTCCAAAAGATTTACTAGTGAAGTAAATAGTAGTTAGGACAGTTGACTCTCTAACTCAtgattctctcatctctcttcttctcttctcctcttctcctctcatctttcttctttcttggttCGGTTCTGCTGTAAACACATGCTGCTCGAGGATCCTACATAttttaacttggtatcagagcaaggctCTAGTTGAGAGTTGACTaagctctttcttccttttttctttacctctctttggaaccctaaaaaGGATagagggttccattagaggctgtacTATGTGAAGGATTACACATACTACATTCTTTGAAGTTTCATTCTTCAAACTAATGCACAATGGAGGGAGTTTAGGAGCTATTGAAGAGGTTTGAAGCCCTAGAAGCTACACAGGTAGTTTCCGCCAGCCTATAGAGCATTTTTTCgtttctctttcctccttccACCTCTTGGAATGAAACTTGGTGCTTTTGGATCGCCTGGAAGTATGCTTTCAGACCTTATATTACTCGGTTGAAAAGAGGAGCCTGTTGAGGAGCACAGCTCAACTCTTTACTGCTGCCCAGGTACCGCCAGACTCTGTTTTTTCAGTCATGGTTGAGTTTTATTGGCTGTAATGACTGGTATGAAGATTTGTCTTTGAATGTTTCAACTTCTTGGATCTTGGTTGGTGTGGATTGAAGTTGGGATACCCATGGAATGTTCACTTTGGCTGTCATCAAGGATTTGCTCTATGTTTGTGTGCTGCTGTGATAGGTTGGGTAGTGTTTTTGTGTGCTATGTGGTTATTATTTGCCTGCTGGTTACTTGTGTTTGCTGATTAACTTGGGTAGAGTGTTACTTCTCATTTAGCTTGCTGTTTTTCTTATTGTGGTTGGGTTGAGGTGTCTCCCCACTTGTGCAAGCTCTTTCTTGTGTTTCCTTGAATTGTTTGGTAGCATGGCTACCATGTCTGGGACTGATTCAACTGTTAGTGGATCTTTGGAAGCTACCAGTGGCAGCCTAAGTGGTGCTCTCCCCACCATGGCCTACCTTGAAAACCCCAACACCCAACTCTCTATTGTGAAGCTTGACGCTAcaaactacttggattggtctcgCTCAATAAAGTTATCTCTGCGCAGTAGAGGAAAGTTGGGATATATTATTGGCTCCATCACGGCACCTAAACCTACTGCCTTAGACTATCTAAAGTGGGAGAttgagaactccactgttatgaccTGGCTGATATTCTCTATGAAACCTGAGATCGGTAGGAgatttatgagcaaggagactGCAAAggatatttgggatagtgtttcCAGGGTTTAtgatagagttggagattcagccaaagtgtatcaaatcctccaaaaaatcatCCACATGAAACAGGGTGATCGAAGCATATTTGACTACTACAATGTagttattagcttgtgggaggagtatgatcactacagtaATCTCCAGCTGTCCAATTCTGAAAATGAGGCCAAGGTTTAcaggaaacaagaaaaggaaaggttCTTATTCTTCTTAGTGGTCTTAACCCAGAGTATGAGCCTCTCCGCTTGCAGATCCTAGGGAGATCCCCTCTTCCATCACTGGATGAAATGTGtagctacttgcaaagtgaggaaacaaGACGAGGATCCATGGACACTACACCCTCATTGGAGAAATCTGCTCTTGTGTCTAGTTCCAATCGAGACTGGCGAGGTGGAGGGAGAGGCCAAGGGCTAAACTGTGGGGATCACCGAAACAGATTCAAATGTGATTATTGTGGAAAGATGGGACACACTAAGGATAGGTGTTGGGCCCTTCATGGGCAGCCTCCTAGTGTACGTGGTGGATCATCTGGTACCCTAGGTGGTAGGACAGGGGGAGCTAGAGCCCACACTATGACAGCTGATATTGAGTCACCTGCACCATTAACGGAACCTGATTCTCTCTCCAGAGAGGATATTGCAGCCCTACGGCGGATGATGTCCCGGCTTGGCCATTCTTCTACTACTCCTACAGCATCAGATTCAGCTTCAGCCTTGCAGGTCTCCACATCTGCCCCTTCCACTACTCCTACTTGGGTTGTTGACTCTGGTGCtacggatcatatgactggtatgtctcagtgttatgactctTATTCTATTTTCTCCGGTAAAGATAAGGTTAGAGTtgccgatggttctctttcctctatctctggtAAAGGCAATGTTCGAGtcacttcttccctttctcatGATTCTTTCCTTCATGTTCCCAATTTTGCCACTAACCTGTTATCTGTCAGTCAtttaaccaaatccttgaactgttgtgttactttctttccttctcattgtctctttcaggatttggtgacgaagagggttattggcagtagacgtgaggagaaaggactctatcttcttgagccCCAGTCATCTGTTTTGCCTGCTGCTCAATCCTATGTTTGTGGCCAGACTGACAGGAGTACCATGGATTCtgtgatgctttggcatcaacgtttaggtcacccatcttttgttgttatgaggaaacaattgcctcacttgtttacttctttttcttctcctcatgtttttcagtgtgaatcttgtatttttgctaaacttTGTCGCACCTCTTAttcttatcatggtaatagatccactgttccttttcatattgtgcattctgatgtttggggacctgcTCCCACTATCTCTTTGTCCGGATACCATTATTTTGTTTCATATATTGATGATTATACCCGGACTACTTGGACCTTtttaatgaaacaaaagagatgTTTTTTATGCTTTCAAGAACTTCTATCAGTTTATTTTTACTCAATTTGGTACCCGTATCGAGATAGTCCCCTCagataaaggggggggggggagtacatgtatgggggggcTGCAACAGTTTTTTACTGATAATGGTATTGTCCACCAAATTGCCTGTGTTGATACACCTCAGcagaatggggtggctgaaagaaaaaaccgtcATCTGTTGGAGGTCACTAGGAGTATTCtttttggcatgcatgttcccaagattttttgggctgatgcccTCCTTGTTGCTGCCTTTCTTAGCAATAGGATGTCAACTCTACTTCTTGGCTCCAAAGCCCCTCTGGGAACTCTTCTTCCCCAGGCATCTgcctttcctcttcctcccagggtctttgggtgtgtctgctatgtccatgCCAATAAATCGGCTAGGACtaagcttgatcccaaggcCCTCAAGTGCCTATTCCTTGGTTATCCTTCTtctaccaaggggtataagtgctatcatcccGCCTCCCAAAAGCGCttcctctccaaagatgtcactttctttgagtctatacTCTTCTTTACTCCTTCTCATCAGCagcctcttcagggggagaatagagggaatgaagaggatgttgataCCCCTTTCCTCCCACCTTTGTCTACTTCCCCATTTCTGTTTGACATTGGTAATCTACAGAAGGGGCTATTGTTGCAAGTGGTTCTGGTcatgagaaggattaccaccttCATTACAAAAAAGATGAATGCTTGTAGtgtaaaggaaagaagacctgccaaaagcCCTCtttggatctggatcctgagctTCATTCTCCTCAGTCAAGTGATCCTCCCTCTGATTGAGATCTCCCAATTGCTACTAGAAAGGGCAAAAGAGCTTGCACTAATCTTAttgcccagtttgtttcctatgatgctatctCCCCCACAGGTCTTACTTTTACCACTGCTCTCTCCTCTGCCACTATTCCCAAGAATCTCACTGAGGCTATATCtgacccaaaatggaagaaggcTATGGCTGAGGAAATGAgtgctcttgagaagaatggtacatgGACTCTTGTTGATCTccccagggggagagttccagttggatgcaggtgGATCTATACACTCAAGTACCGatcagatggtacagtggaCAGATACAAGGCTCGGTTGgtagccaaggggtacagtcaagtttaTGGTATTGATTaccaagagacttttgctcctgtggccaagcacaacTTAATCATCCGTGTCCAGTTGTCGTCATTGCTGTGGAGTTAAAATATGTAGGACCTTAAAAACAATATacaagacccttttaccaaatgctgaaggaggtattgctcaccttccccaaccacGGCAGTCCACTAGCGGGTTACCGGGCCATGGGGGTTGTAGGGGGGCAGGCAACCCCCCTACCGAGGGGAGTAGGGGGGTGGAGCCCCCTGACAGAAAATTTCATGAAGAGTCCAAAGGgagaaaaacaccagaaacacgAGCCACTGTGAGGCACTGCACGCGCAGCGCCGCAGGTCTAGCGCAGCGATGCACAAAGCCTGACACACCCGGCAATGCCACGGAGGCCGAATTTTCCTATAAAAAGGggccttccccccccccctctcattTGACACATTCCAAGTTCGGGGGAGAGGTGCTCCCAAATCCCATTTTTTCGACTTTTCGCCTTCCGAAAGTCCCGTTTCCCTTGTTTTAGGGCCTTTCCCATCCTAACTCCGAGTTTCTGAGCCTTGCTCCTTGGCCGAAGTTTGGGTTACCCGAACCCAACTTTTTCAACCCATTTTCATCCAATCCTTGAGAATTCTCTATGTCGTAGATACTCCGTTCGAGGATCGAGCATTTGACTCCCAAAAGCTCGTGATGCTGTTACTCTGCCTGAGGTTCCAAGATCCATTACTTGTAagtcgttattctgtccaagATTCAACACTTGTaagtcgttactctgtccgacagaGGATAAGTCAGTCATTTGTCTCTACCTAAGCCGGGGGACGCTTTCCATCTTACATTTTTCATAATCGCACTGGTATAGcgtacaggtatacatttctatCGTTAACATTTTATTTCGGCACGATGTAGACTCTCAAGTATTCATTGTACTATACATAGTAATTAGTATAAtgtaatttagttttatttaagcagtttgtgcatcattatttagccatgaatgt
The sequence above is a segment of the Telopea speciosissima isolate NSW1024214 ecotype Mountain lineage chromosome 7, Tspe_v1, whole genome shotgun sequence genome. Coding sequences within it:
- the LOC122666630 gene encoding probable N-succinyldiaminopimelate aminotransferase DapC isoform X1, coding for MEEKLSKVAQTLKPSPIQELSHLSQRCNAINLAMGFPDFPAPTQIKDAAISAINSDFNQYRHVQGICEHLAEKMKLQQGLDVNPLTDIAICCGQTEAFAAAVFATIDRGDEVLLFDPAYETYETCILMAGGVPVYVSLDPPNWTLDRDKLMKSVTSRTKVVVLNSPHNPTGKVFSKDELEAIAGVCRDMDCLAITDEVYEYITFDMEKHISLASLLGMQERTIITSSLSKTFSVTGWRIGWAIAPACIAFAIRNIHVKITDSAPAPFQEAALTALTCSPEYYESLRTAYESKRNYIVKMLCSIGFKIHFKPQGSFFVFAELPEECILSDIDFVTELIRKAGVAAVPGCGFFHSFSSSGQNYQRRYIRFAFCKNDATLDAAAQKMGKLVDGLLKGWKKCI
- the LOC122666630 gene encoding kynurenine--oxoglutarate transaminase-like isoform X2 yields the protein MEEKLSKVAQTLKPSPIQELSHLSQRCNAINLAMGFPDFPAPTQIKDAAISAINSDFNQYRHVQGICEHLAEKMKLQQGLDVNPLTDIAICCGQTEAFAAAVFANRGDEVLLFDPAYETYETCILMAGGVPVYVSLDPPNWTLDRDKLMKSVTSRTKVVVLNSPHNPTGKVFSKDELEAIAGVCRDMDCLAITDEVYEYITFDMEKHISLASLLGMQERTIITSSLSKTFSVTGWRIGWAIAPACIAFAIRNIHVKITDSAPAPFQEAALTALTCSPEYYESLRTAYESKRNYIVKMLCSIGFKIHFKPQGSFFVFAELPEECILSDIDFVTELIRKAGVAAVPGCGFFHSFSSSGQNYQRRYIRFAFCKNDATLDAAAQKMGKLVDGLLKGWKKCI
- the LOC122666630 gene encoding kynurenine--oxoglutarate transaminase-like isoform X3 codes for the protein MEEKLSKVAQTLKPSPIQELSHLSQRCNAINLAMGFPDFPAPTQIKDAAISAINSDFNQYRHVQGICEHLAEKMKLQQGLDVNPLTDIAICCGQTEAFAAAVFATIDRGDEVLLFDPAYETYETCILMAGGVPVYEYITFDMEKHISLASLLGMQERTIITSSLSKTFSVTGWRIGWAIAPACIAFAIRNIHVKITDSAPAPFQEAALTALTCSPEYYESLRTAYESKRNYIVKMLCSIGFKIHFKPQGSFFVFAELPEECILSDIDFVTELIRKAGVAAVPGCGFFHSFSSSGQNYQRRYIRFAFCKNDATLDAAAQKMGKLVDGLLKGWKKCI